GCCGGACGAATGAGCGGAAGACGATAGAGAGAGGAACCATTGCCCGTTCGAAAAAACGCCGAATTCTGACCGGCCGTCGCCGTCAAAGTCACCGGTCACCGGAATTGTTCCCGGAAACGGCCGCGATGTGAACGGAGCCCCATCGATGCTCCGCAGGACCCAAAAAACGCCTGTCGAGGGGCGGAAAATAGCGGCATCGGAACGCCCGTCACCGTCATGATCGGCGACGACCGGAATGTCGCCTGTCGAACCCCACGGAATAAATCCGAAGGTCGAGTCTGAGCTCCTGAGGATATATAGATCGGGCGATCCGCCATCATCATTTGGCCTGAATATCGCAACATCGGTCTTATCGTCACCGTCAAAATCGCCGGGAACGGGTACGTCGCCGGCAAGCCCCCATCGGACCGCCCCGAAACCGGCGGTTGAACGGTCGAAATACCAGATGCCTTCCGAAGGCCGGTACACCGAAACGTCTGATCGGCCATCACCATCGAAATCTGCCCGGGCCGATGCCCTGCAAGCGACAGGCACATCAAACGCTTCGGTCACGACAGTATTGTTCGAACCCGAACCCGCATTTTGGATCGACGCCGAGACGCCAAATCCGCGGATCGCGAATCCGCGCCAGATCGGGCAAACGTCCTCCGGTGCGGCCGCTTGTGCAGCGACGATCATCGCGTCCCGGCCCTGCAGCATCGTCGGGTTAAGCGGCGACAACTTCATTCCATCGGTAACGTATTGCAGTGAGCGGCGATTTCCGTCCTCGTCACCACGTGTATCGATCAGCTGTCCGCGTACCTCCCACAAAGCACTTGCCCAGATCTCGCCCGCATTCAATACCTGATCGCAGTTGCCCGTACCCAACGGGCCGCGAGGGTATGCGCTGTTCGGGTTAGTTGTCTGTGTACCGATCAGCAAGCCGCATCCGGAATTTATGTATCGAAAGGTCAGCGGGTTGTGCGGCCGACCATTTGGACCCGTACACGCGCGGCGGGCGTATGGAAAACGCCGCAGTCCGTAATATTGGAGGACCTCGGATCCGGCGATGACATTCTGTATCGAATAGGTTCCGATCGGATAGTTGCCGCATTTATCGTCGGCGGGCTCGGCAAGCATTGCAAGAGCGAAAAAGTCGGACCATCCCTCGCCCAGACTTCGCGACATGTTTGATGAAAGTCCGGCCGCGTTTCCGATCAGGCGATTCGATAGACCGTGGGTCAATTCGTGTATGACGATCTGACTATCGAGTGCTCCATCGCGCGCCGGGTTGGTTCCCGTCCAGACGAACAATTGCAAACGCGGCCGCGAGCCATCGGCCGGGGTCGAAAAATTTGCACCGTTCGTTCCCGATCCGTCCTGAACCTCGACAGATATCGAATCGTTACCTGCTCCGCCGCGGCCAAAATTGTCAACCTGGAAGTTTCGCGATGCTTCGGTAAATCCAAGCCGGTATGTCTCGTCATGCCAGCGATTTACGGCGTAGAATGCATGCGTGACCGAACCTTGCTGAAACTGCGACGGCGGATAGGTCTGCGTGGTCGGCACCGGTGCTTCGCCGGGCGGCGGTAAACCCGGCGAGGGATTATAAGCGTAAACAAAACTGCGGTCGGGGCTGCCGTAAGCCCAGCCATTGGGATCGATGCCCTGTGTCCCGTCGCGGTCGATACCAGCCTCAGCATTATTCCCGATCGTCCGATTTTCGCCATCCGGGATCCAGCCGAGGTTATTGAATGTATAAGGCGGTTCGTTTCCGATAAGCGTGAAAGTCTGGCGTTCGATCATCGCGGGTTGTGGGCAACCTGGTGCCGAACATCCGGGCGTGCCCGGGGTTGGGCTGTCGGCCGTCCTGGTGAATCCCGAACTGTTGCCATAGACATTTAATGAGGCCGGCTGCGACTGATACTCGGTCAAACGCTTTCGCCACATTAGGTCGCCGGAGACGGCGTCGACCACTACGTAATATGCGACGCCCTTCGTCGAGATCAGAAATCGCCACGTCGGGCGGAGGGTCGAACCGGGAAGAGGAAAGTAGAACCTTTCCGCAATAGGATCGGCATCGAACCCGTTGTTTTCTGTTCTGAGGCGGATACTGCCCGATTCGTCAGAATCGGAACCGATCGAGGCATTACCGATCGAGATGCCGACGTGTAACGCGGCGTTTCGCAGGGCGGTCGAGGCGTCGCCAAAATCCTTAGAGAACACGGAGGCCGATCGCAGAGGTGCAAGATCGTTGATCACGCGAAAGATCTGGTTCTGCCTGTTCAATCCGGCCGTAAGTTCGCCCTGAAAGACCGCAATGCCGTCGATCTTTTGACCAAGCCGTACAAACGTAAGCCCACGGTCGTCGTCCACCTGTTCTGACAGCAAATCGAGGTTAGCGGCGTCGGCAGCGTCGATCCCGAACAACTCGTTTCGGGTTCTGATGAATGACCGAAGAGCTTCGGTCGGACTTCCACCTCGCGGCGATGTCAAAAGCGCACTTTCTTTGCCCGCAATCCCGATCGAAATGATCTCCGGAAAGCCTGATCGCGAACTCCATTCGATCGCCGAACCCGGAACTTCTTGCTTCATCCGCTCAGCCTCGGCGGCAGCGTCGGCCAGATCCGAGTGTGCCGATCCAT
The DNA window shown above is from Chloracidobacterium sp. and carries:
- a CDS encoding M36 family metallopeptidase, whose product is MKRTIFLLITIFAVGLSISLLTPSRSAISAKSDGGGSSFENYDIRLDTSVQARGLLDELSAPDDGSAHSDLADAAAEAERMKQEVPGSAIEWSSRSGFPEIISIGIAGKESALLTSPRGGSPTEALRSFIRTRNELFGIDAADAANLDLLSEQVDDDRGLTFVRLGQKIDGIAVFQGELTAGLNRQNQIFRVINDLAPLRSASVFSKDFGDASTALRNAALHVGISIGNASIGSDSDESGSIRLRTENNGFDADPIAERFYFPLPGSTLRPTWRFLISTKGVAYYVVVDAVSGDLMWRKRLTEYQSQPASLNVYGNSSGFTRTADSPTPGTPGCSAPGCPQPAMIERQTFTLIGNEPPYTFNNLGWIPDGENRTIGNNAEAGIDRDGTQGIDPNGWAYGSPDRSFVYAYNPSPGLPPPGEAPVPTTQTYPPSQFQQGSVTHAFYAVNRWHDETYRLGFTEASRNFQVDNFGRGGAGNDSISVEVQDGSGTNGANFSTPADGSRPRLQLFVWTGTNPARDGALDSQIVIHELTHGLSNRLIGNAAGLSSNMSRSLGEGWSDFFALAMLAEPADDKCGNYPIGTYSIQNVIAGSEVLQYYGLRRFPYARRACTGPNGRPHNPLTFRYINSGCGLLIGTQTTNPNSAYPRGPLGTGNCDQVLNAGEIWASALWEVRGQLIDTRGDEDGNRRSLQYVTDGMKLSPLNPTMLQGRDAMIVAAQAAAPEDVCPIWRGFAIRGFGVSASIQNAGSGSNNTVVTEAFDVPVACRASARADFDGDGRSDVSVYRPSEGIWYFDRSTAGFGAVRWGLAGDVPVPGDFDGDDKTDVAIFRPNDDGGSPDLYILRSSDSTFGFIPWGSTGDIPVVADHDGDGRSDAAIFRPSTGVFWVLRSIDGAPFTSRPFPGTIPVTGDFDGDGRSEFGVFSNGQWFLSLSSSAHSSGLIENWGINADLPVPADYDGDGRLDLAVFRPSDGTWYVRQSSGGNGYIRFGAAGDVPVPGDFDGDGRVDTAVYREGIWYINRSTAGISIQQFGLASDLAVPNYYLPR